A genomic stretch from Pseudomonas sp. MUP55 includes:
- a CDS encoding PDDEXK nuclease domain-containing protein codes for MNEASIGLNAPPDGYTDWLTCLKSRIHSAQQRASIAVNRELVLLYWQIGREILARQSDQGWGSKVIDRLAQDLRAAFPDIKGFSPRNLKYMRAFAEAWPDSEFVQQAAAQLPWGHNVVLLDKLPCPETRRWYITQAVKHNWSRNTLVLHIENCLLERSGKAVSNFESHLPKAQSDLARESLKDPYRFDFLSLGLDAKERDIENALIKHVTEFLLELGAGFAYVGRQVLLNVGGDEFFVDLLFYHLKLRCYVVIELKAGKFKPEHLGKLSFYLAAVDAELKHPQDGPTIGLLLCKGKNEVVAEYALRDNNRPIGVAEYQWVESLSAELQSSLPSIEQIERELAG; via the coding sequence ATGAACGAGGCCTCTATCGGTTTAAACGCGCCGCCTGATGGCTACACCGATTGGCTGACATGCCTCAAGAGCCGTATCCATAGCGCACAGCAGCGAGCATCAATAGCAGTCAATCGTGAATTAGTGCTGCTCTACTGGCAGATTGGACGCGAAATTTTGGCCCGTCAGAGCGATCAAGGCTGGGGTAGCAAAGTGATTGACCGCCTTGCGCAGGATCTGCGGGCAGCGTTTCCCGACATCAAGGGCTTTTCGCCACGTAATCTCAAGTACATGCGTGCTTTTGCCGAGGCATGGCCAGATTCGGAATTTGTGCAACAGGCTGCTGCACAATTGCCGTGGGGGCACAACGTGGTGTTGCTCGATAAGCTTCCCTGCCCGGAAACACGTCGTTGGTACATCACCCAAGCAGTTAAACACAACTGGTCACGTAACACGCTGGTACTGCACATCGAAAACTGCTTGCTTGAGCGCAGTGGCAAGGCAGTCAGCAACTTCGAAAGCCATCTGCCCAAGGCCCAATCCGATCTGGCACGAGAATCTCTCAAGGACCCTTATCGCTTTGACTTCCTAAGCCTGGGCTTGGACGCGAAAGAGCGTGATATCGAAAATGCCTTGATCAAGCATGTCACTGAATTCCTACTAGAGTTGGGCGCAGGCTTTGCCTATGTTGGCCGGCAAGTACTGCTGAATGTTGGCGGTGATGAGTTTTTCGTCGACCTGTTGTTTTACCACTTGAAATTGCGCTGCTACGTGGTGATTGAACTCAAGGCGGGTAAATTCAAGCCCGAGCATCTAGGCAAGTTGAGCTTCTATCTCGCGGCTGTAGATGCCGAACTGAAGCACCCACAGGATGGTCCGACCATTGGCCTCTTGTTGTGTAAGGGTAAAAATGAGGTGGTGGCTGAATATGCGTTACGCGATAACAACCGGCCTATCGGTGTGGCGGAATATCAGTGGGTGGAGTCTTTGTCGGCAGAGCTGCAGTCCAGCTTGCCCAGCATTGAACAGATAGAGAGAGAACTGGCGGGGTAG
- a CDS encoding exodeoxyribonuclease VII small subunit, which yields MARKKVALDFEQSLADLQALVERLENGELSLEDSLTAFEQGIGLTRDCQSALAQAEQKVQVLLERDGELAEEPFDAEQPE from the coding sequence ATGGCCCGCAAAAAAGTTGCACTCGATTTCGAACAATCCCTCGCCGACCTGCAAGCCCTGGTCGAGCGTCTGGAGAACGGCGAGTTGTCGCTGGAAGACTCGCTGACGGCGTTTGAGCAAGGCATTGGCCTGACTCGCGACTGCCAGAGCGCGTTGGCGCAGGCTGAGCAGAAAGTGCAGGTATTGCTTGAACGCGACGGGGAGTTGGCTGAAGAACCTTTCGATGCGGAACAACCCGAATGA
- the ispA gene encoding (2E,6E)-farnesyl diphosphate synthase: MIDAYQASSQARVNAALEPLFVAPGPQMSRLYDAMRYSVMNGGKRVRPLLAYAACEALGAPAEEANGAACAVELIHAYSLVHDDLPAMDDDDLRRGQPTTHKAFDEAYAILAGDGLQSLAFSALLDPRLSRVNAEIRLRMVTALALAAGPAGMVGGQAIDMGSVSLKLDQKALEHMHRHKTGALIEAAVHLGALASGRAEAAQLAALQTYSQAIGLAFQVQDDILDVESDTATLGKRQGADIARDKPTYPALLGLEAAKAYALELRDQALDALRPFDAAAEPLRDLARYIVERRH, from the coding sequence ATGATCGATGCGTATCAGGCCAGTAGCCAAGCCCGGGTGAACGCGGCGCTGGAGCCTTTGTTTGTTGCGCCAGGCCCGCAAATGAGCCGCCTTTACGACGCCATGCGCTACAGCGTGATGAATGGCGGCAAGCGCGTGCGCCCGTTGCTGGCGTATGCGGCGTGTGAAGCGCTGGGTGCGCCCGCTGAAGAAGCAAATGGCGCGGCCTGTGCGGTGGAACTGATCCACGCCTATTCCCTGGTACACGATGATCTGCCGGCAATGGACGACGACGACCTGCGTCGCGGCCAGCCGACCACCCATAAAGCCTTTGACGAAGCCTATGCGATCCTGGCCGGTGACGGCCTGCAGAGCCTGGCGTTCAGCGCGTTGCTGGACCCGCGCTTGAGCCGCGTGAATGCCGAGATCCGCCTGCGTATGGTCACCGCCCTGGCGCTGGCGGCAGGCCCGGCCGGCATGGTCGGCGGCCAGGCGATCGACATGGGTTCGGTCAGCCTCAAGCTGGACCAGAAAGCTCTGGAGCACATGCATCGCCACAAGACCGGCGCGCTGATCGAGGCCGCCGTGCACCTCGGCGCCCTGGCCAGCGGTCGGGCCGAGGCCGCGCAATTGGCGGCGCTGCAGACTTATTCGCAGGCTATCGGCCTGGCGTTTCAGGTGCAGGACGACATTCTAGACGTGGAAAGTGACACCGCGACCCTCGGCAAACGCCAGGGCGCCGATATCGCCCGGGACAAACCGACCTATCCTGCGCTGCTCGGGCTGGAAGCTGCCAAGGCGTATGCCCTGGAGCTGCGCGATCAGGCCCTGGACGCCCTGCGACCTTTCGACGCGGCGGCCGAGCCGTTGCGTGACCTGGCGCGGTATATCGTCGAACGTCGGCACTGA
- the dxs gene encoding 1-deoxy-D-xylulose-5-phosphate synthase has protein sequence MPTTFQEIPRKRPSTPLLDRAATPDGLRRLGEAELETLADELRLELLYTVGQTGGHFGAGLGVIELTIALHYVFDTPDDRLVWDVGHQAYPHKILTGRRERMASLRQKDGIAAFPRRSESEYDTFGVGHSSTSISAALGMAIAARLQNSDRKAIAVIGDGALTAGMAFEALNHAPEVDANMLVILNDNDMSISRNVGGLSNYLAKILSSRTYASMREGSKKVLSRLPGAWEIARRTEEYAKGMLVPGTLFEELGWNYIGPIDGHDLPTLIATLRNMRDLKGPQFLHIVTKKGKGFAPAEVDPIGYHAITKLEPLDAPAAAPKKPSGPKYSGVFGEWLCDMAAADPRLVGVTPAMKEGSDLVAFSERFPLRYFDVAIAEQHAVTFAAGMACEGAKPVVAIYSTFLQRGYDQLVHDVAVQNLDVLFAIDRAGLVGEDGPTHAGSFDLSYLRCIPGMLVMTPSDENELRKMLSTGHLYNGPAAVRYPRGTGPNAVIEKDLEPIEIGKGIVRRQGSKTAFLVFGVQLAEALKVAEKIDATVVDMRFVKPLDEALVREIAASHELLVTVEENAIMGGAGAAVSEFLARENILKSVLHLGLPDVYVEHAKPAQMLAECGLDESGIEASVRQRMALLGL, from the coding sequence ATGCCCACGACGTTCCAAGAGATTCCCCGCAAGCGCCCGTCCACGCCCCTGCTCGACCGTGCTGCCACGCCGGACGGCCTGCGTCGACTGGGTGAAGCCGAGCTGGAAACCCTGGCCGATGAACTGCGCCTGGAATTGCTCTACACGGTCGGCCAGACCGGTGGGCATTTCGGTGCCGGGCTGGGCGTGATCGAGCTGACCATCGCCCTGCACTACGTATTCGACACCCCGGACGACCGGCTGGTGTGGGACGTGGGCCATCAGGCGTATCCGCATAAAATCCTCACTGGCCGTCGCGAACGCATGGCCAGCCTGCGCCAGAAGGACGGCATCGCCGCCTTCCCGCGTCGCTCCGAAAGCGAGTACGACACCTTTGGCGTCGGCCACTCCAGCACCTCGATCAGCGCAGCGCTGGGCATGGCGATTGCCGCCCGCCTGCAAAACAGTGATCGCAAGGCGATTGCGGTGATCGGCGATGGCGCGCTGACCGCGGGCATGGCCTTCGAAGCCTTGAACCATGCGCCGGAAGTGGACGCCAACATGTTGGTGATCCTCAACGACAACGACATGTCGATTTCGCGAAACGTCGGCGGCCTGTCCAACTACCTGGCGAAGATCCTCTCCAGCCGCACCTACGCCAGCATGCGCGAAGGCAGCAAGAAAGTGCTGTCGCGTCTGCCCGGCGCGTGGGAAATCGCCCGTCGTACCGAAGAATATGCCAAGGGCATGCTGGTACCCGGCACGCTGTTCGAAGAGCTGGGCTGGAACTATATCGGCCCCATCGACGGCCATGACCTGCCGACCCTGATCGCCACGCTGCGCAATATGCGTGACCTCAAAGGCCCGCAGTTCCTGCATATCGTCACCAAAAAGGGCAAAGGCTTCGCGCCGGCGGAAGTCGACCCCATCGGCTACCACGCGATCACCAAGCTGGAACCACTGGACGCTCCAGCCGCCGCGCCGAAAAAGCCCAGCGGGCCGAAGTATTCCGGGGTGTTTGGCGAATGGCTGTGCGACATGGCCGCCGCCGACCCGCGCCTGGTGGGGGTGACTCCTGCAATGAAGGAAGGCTCCGACCTGGTGGCCTTCAGCGAGCGTTTCCCGCTGCGTTACTTCGATGTAGCGATTGCCGAACAGCACGCAGTGACTTTCGCCGCCGGCATGGCCTGCGAAGGCGCCAAGCCGGTGGTCGCGATTTATTCGACCTTTTTGCAACGCGGTTATGACCAGTTGGTGCATGACGTGGCGGTGCAGAACCTTGACGTTCTGTTCGCCATCGACCGCGCCGGCCTGGTGGGCGAAGACGGCCCGACCCACGCCGGCAGTTTCGACCTGTCCTACCTGCGCTGCATCCCCGGCATGCTGGTGATGACGCCCAGCGACGAGAACGAACTGCGCAAGATGCTCAGCACCGGCCACTTGTACAACGGCCCGGCGGCGGTGCGCTATCCGCGTGGTACCGGCCCGAATGCGGTCATCGAGAAAGACCTGGAGCCTATCGAGATCGGCAAGGGCATTGTGCGGCGCCAAGGCAGCAAGACGGCCTTCCTGGTGTTCGGCGTGCAACTGGCCGAAGCGCTCAAGGTAGCCGAGAAGATCGACGCCACCGTGGTCGACATGCGCTTCGTCAAACCACTGGATGAAGCCTTGGTGCGCGAGATTGCTGCCAGCCATGAGCTGCTGGTGACGGTCGAAGAAAACGCCATCATGGGCGGCGCCGGTGCGGCGGTCAGCGAGTTCCTGGCACGGGAGAATATCCTCAAGTCGGTGCTGCACCTGGGCTTGCCGGATGTGTACGTCGAACACGCCAAGCCGGCGCAGATGCTCGCCGAATGCGGGCTGGATGAAAGCGGCATCGAAGCCTCGGTGCGCCAGCGCATGGCGCTGCTCGGCCTGTAG
- a CDS encoding TonB-dependent receptor domain-containing protein, which produces MKHLRLALPLLLLPASDLLADTRDQALKLSDVVISANRQVQARNDSSAANTVFTRADIDRLQPSSLTDLLSRVPGVQVAPTGGRGSLPGIYIRGTKSAQSLVLVDGQRIANTTSGDSGLQYLNVDQIERMEVLRGSRSVIYGSDAIGGVIQVFTRRNAEQGLQPRLKLGVGSNQTWERSLGLSGGDEQTRFNLGASLDETAGINSTHQSFPSDGDHDAYRNRSLSLNLSHSFSDDLEVGFNLLDNRGKSEYDNSFGRFDLATGQSVGQKPYTDYTVSSASGYVDAKLSESWQSRLELGHSENRDTKRDTLSDEFSVFNTYRDSVNWQNDLTLNERNSLIVGGDWYEDRFHGSTTFTEDSRWNRAAFVQHRFQGEGFSTELGLRRDQNQQFGGQNSWSGTLTLPINPDNEVLLSYSEGFRAPTFNDLYYPDTQYSNPNLQPETSKSYELQWRSQLTGSTRVEASLYRTDLSDAIILDGGKPQNVASARINGFEAALKQDLFGWQGNLGVSLIDPRDRDNGHTLARRARRTLNLDLDRQFDKLGVGASWQAISSSYDDEANLNRLGGYALLGLRSSWALNPAVLLSLKVDNLLDKAYSRARYSYDDPAFLNNQDYREEGRVWMFGVTWTPKM; this is translated from the coding sequence ATGAAACATCTTCGTCTCGCCCTGCCCTTGCTGCTTCTGCCAGCCTCCGACCTGCTCGCCGACACCCGCGACCAGGCCCTGAAACTCTCCGACGTGGTCATCAGCGCCAACCGCCAGGTGCAGGCGCGCAACGACAGCAGCGCCGCCAACACCGTGTTCACCCGCGCCGATATCGACCGCCTGCAACCTTCCAGCCTGACCGACCTGCTCAGCCGTGTGCCCGGCGTGCAAGTCGCGCCCACCGGTGGCCGTGGCAGTTTACCGGGCATCTACATTCGCGGCACCAAATCCGCGCAAAGCCTGGTGCTGGTGGATGGCCAGCGCATTGCCAACACCACGTCCGGCGACAGCGGCCTGCAGTACCTGAACGTTGATCAGATCGAGCGCATGGAAGTGCTGCGCGGTTCACGTTCGGTGATCTACGGCAGCGATGCGATTGGCGGGGTGATCCAGGTGTTCACCCGGCGCAACGCCGAGCAAGGCCTGCAACCGCGCTTGAAGCTGGGCGTTGGCAGCAACCAGACCTGGGAGCGCAGCCTCGGCCTGTCGGGGGGCGATGAACAGACGCGCTTCAACCTGGGCGCAAGCCTGGATGAAACCGCCGGCATCAACTCGACGCATCAGTCGTTTCCCAGCGACGGCGACCACGATGCCTACCGCAACCGGTCCCTGAGCCTGAACCTCAGCCATTCGTTCAGCGATGACCTGGAAGTGGGCTTCAACCTGCTGGATAACCGCGGCAAGTCGGAGTACGACAACAGCTTCGGGCGCTTCGACTTGGCTACCGGACAAAGCGTCGGCCAGAAACCCTACACCGACTATACCGTCAGCAGTGCCAGCGGTTATGTGGACGCCAAGCTCAGCGAAAGCTGGCAGTCACGCCTGGAACTGGGCCACAGCGAAAACCGCGACACCAAGCGCGACACCCTCAGCGATGAGTTCAGCGTGTTCAACACTTACCGCGACTCGGTCAACTGGCAGAACGACCTGACGCTCAATGAGCGCAACAGCCTGATCGTCGGCGGCGACTGGTACGAAGACCGCTTCCACGGCTCTACCACCTTTACCGAAGACAGCCGCTGGAACCGCGCCGCCTTTGTGCAACACCGCTTCCAGGGGGAGGGGTTTTCCACCGAACTGGGCCTGCGCCGCGACCAGAACCAGCAGTTCGGCGGCCAGAACAGCTGGAGTGGCACGCTGACGCTGCCGATCAATCCTGACAATGAGGTGTTGCTCAGCTACAGCGAAGGCTTCCGTGCGCCCACCTTCAACGACCTCTACTACCCCGATACGCAGTACAGCAACCCCAACCTGCAGCCCGAGACGTCAAAGAGCTACGAGCTGCAATGGCGCAGCCAACTCACCGGCAGCACCCGCGTGGAAGCCTCGCTGTACCGCACCGACCTGAGCGATGCGATCATCCTCGACGGCGGCAAACCGCAGAACGTGGCCTCGGCACGCATCAACGGCTTTGAAGCGGCGCTCAAGCAGGACCTGTTTGGCTGGCAGGGCAACCTGGGCGTGTCGCTGATCGACCCGCGTGATCGCGACAACGGCCATACCCTGGCGCGTCGCGCACGGCGTACGCTGAATCTGGATCTGGACCGGCAGTTCGATAAGCTCGGCGTGGGCGCCAGCTGGCAGGCGATCAGCAGCAGCTACGATGATGAGGCCAACCTTAATCGCCTGGGCGGTTATGCATTGCTGGGCCTGCGCAGCAGTTGGGCGCTGAACCCTGCGGTGCTGCTGTCGTTGAAGGTCGACAACCTGTTGGACAAGGCCTACTCACGGGCGCGCTACAGCTATGACGATCCGGCGTTTCTGAACAATCAGGACTACCGGGAAGAGGGTCGAGTGTGGATGTTCGGGGTGACGTGGACGCCGAAGATGTAA
- a CDS encoding cobalamin-binding protein, whose amino-acid sequence MKRYWLALLLVFSAQVLAVERVVSLAPSLSEIVAELGATDLLVGVLDGGERPAALADVPSVGRYGQLDIERLLSLKPDLILLWPGSVGAAQREQLLRLNIPVYVAEPHSLDQLTRQVQAIAEQLGRGEAGRALAEKLRQRLAQLRHRYQRAEPVRVFYQVWNPPLYTVGGGQIISDALKVCGARNVFDDLTLPAPQVNIESVLQRDPELILVGDQAQLEAWKVWPGMAGRVRVVPDKGLERPSGQMLEALTRLCQVVAPSL is encoded by the coding sequence ATGAAGCGCTACTGGCTGGCGCTGCTGCTGGTGTTCAGCGCTCAGGTTCTGGCGGTTGAACGCGTGGTGAGCCTGGCGCCATCGCTTTCTGAAATCGTGGCGGAACTGGGTGCCACCGACTTATTGGTCGGCGTGCTCGATGGCGGCGAGCGTCCGGCGGCGCTGGCGGATGTGCCATCGGTCGGGCGCTACGGCCAGTTGGACATCGAACGCCTGCTCAGCCTCAAGCCCGATCTGATCCTGCTCTGGCCCGGCAGCGTCGGCGCGGCTCAGCGCGAACAGCTGCTGCGCCTGAACATCCCGGTGTACGTCGCCGAACCCCATAGTCTTGATCAACTGACCCGTCAGGTCCAAGCCATTGCCGAGCAATTGGGGCGTGGAGAGGCCGGCCGAGCCTTGGCCGAAAAACTACGCCAACGCCTCGCCCAACTGCGCCATCGCTATCAGCGCGCCGAGCCGGTGCGGGTGTTTTACCAGGTATGGAACCCGCCGCTGTACACCGTGGGCGGTGGGCAGATCATCAGTGATGCGTTGAAGGTATGCGGGGCGCGCAATGTGTTCGACGACCTCACGCTGCCGGCGCCGCAGGTCAATATCGAATCAGTGTTGCAGCGTGATCCGGAGCTGATCCTGGTGGGTGATCAGGCTCAGCTGGAGGCGTGGAAGGTTTGGCCTGGCATGGCGGGGCGGGTGCGCGTGGTGCCGGACAAGGGGCTGGAACGGCCCAGTGGGCAGATGCTGGAAGCGTTGACGCGGTTGTGTCAGGTGGTTGCGCCGAGCCTTTGA
- a CDS encoding MFS transporter, which produces MTRGQVKRRLSFNWWQYLALALLPLFVINLVFGRAESLLPVLAMPFFIAGVASMFLSLRYFHAYKHALIATSKALDTPEEPAAWIALAARRRTALLVAALPAWIGALAVFVGLEAVPLFLLALSTLVLFYLYRIPRQLG; this is translated from the coding sequence GTGACCCGCGGCCAGGTGAAACGGCGACTGTCCTTCAACTGGTGGCAGTACCTGGCCCTGGCATTGCTGCCGTTGTTCGTGATCAACCTGGTATTTGGCCGCGCCGAATCCCTGCTTCCCGTGCTGGCCATGCCGTTCTTTATCGCCGGCGTGGCCTCGATGTTTCTCAGCCTGCGTTATTTTCATGCCTATAAACACGCGCTGATCGCCACTTCCAAAGCCCTAGACACCCCCGAAGAACCCGCCGCCTGGATCGCCCTTGCGGCGCGCCGGCGCACGGCCTTGCTGGTGGCAGCGTTACCGGCCTGGATCGGCGCGCTGGCGGTGTTCGTCGGGCTGGAAGCGGTGCCGCTGTTCCTGCTGGCGCTGTCGACGCTGGTGCTGTTTTACCTCTATCGCATTCCGCGCCAGTTGGGATGA
- the ribA gene encoding GTP cyclohydrolase II gives MPVVFVAASKLPTPFATFTMHGFLEEATGREHVVLSLGDIADGAPVLGRVHSECLTGDALFSQRCDCGSQLEAALQAIAREGRGVLLYLRQEGRGIGLLNKIRAYELQDGGADTVEANERLGFAADQRDYAICLPMLEHLGVKSLRLMTNNPRKVKALTEMGITVAERVPLHTGHNPHNKLYLATKASKLDHMMGNEHQGEVDRA, from the coding sequence GTGCCCGTCGTTTTCGTCGCCGCTTCCAAGCTGCCTACCCCCTTCGCTACATTCACCATGCATGGCTTTCTCGAAGAAGCCACCGGGCGCGAGCACGTTGTGCTCAGCCTGGGCGACATCGCTGATGGTGCGCCGGTGTTGGGCCGCGTGCATTCCGAATGCCTGACCGGCGACGCGCTGTTCAGTCAGCGCTGTGACTGCGGCTCGCAACTGGAAGCCGCGTTGCAGGCCATCGCCCGTGAAGGCCGTGGCGTGCTGCTGTACTTGCGTCAGGAAGGCCGTGGCATTGGCCTGCTGAACAAGATCCGCGCCTATGAGTTGCAAGATGGCGGCGCCGACACCGTGGAAGCCAACGAGCGCCTGGGCTTCGCCGCCGACCAGCGCGACTACGCGATCTGCCTGCCGATGCTGGAGCACCTGGGCGTGAAATCCCTGCGCCTGATGACCAACAACCCGCGCAAGGTCAAAGCCTTGACCGAAATGGGCATCACCGTGGCCGAGCGCGTACCGCTGCACACCGGGCATAACCCGCACAACAAGCTGTACCTGGCCACCAAGGCGAGCAAGCTCGACCACATGATGGGCAACGAGCATCAGGGCGAGGTCGACCGCGCGTGA
- a CDS encoding transporter substrate-binding domain-containing protein, with protein MSVRCWLLIMLCAVSSVLQADEVPVPGKVLLASEEWSDYTNSDGSGLAWDVLRQVFEPAGVTLQIRIAPYTRSVGLAQRGEVDGWVGSYRDEAEQVLYPRWHFDSDPIYALGLATMPVPSLATLGDYRLAWVRGYKYEKYLPNVRRFNQVQRRSGILSMLQYGHADFYIEALTEARYVLSQAQDPSRFRLTHIAELPLYIGFADNERGRALMKVYDERMTALVKNGELKPIFERWKQPYPF; from the coding sequence ATGAGTGTGCGTTGCTGGCTGCTGATCATGCTGTGCGCCGTTTCCTCCGTGCTTCAAGCGGACGAAGTGCCGGTGCCCGGCAAGGTCCTGCTGGCCAGTGAGGAATGGAGCGATTACACCAACAGTGATGGCAGCGGCCTGGCCTGGGACGTGCTGCGCCAGGTGTTCGAACCGGCAGGCGTCACCCTGCAAATCCGCATTGCGCCCTATACCCGCTCGGTCGGCCTGGCTCAGCGTGGCGAGGTGGATGGCTGGGTCGGTTCCTACCGCGACGAAGCTGAGCAGGTGCTGTACCCGCGCTGGCACTTTGATTCCGATCCTATCTATGCCCTCGGGCTGGCAACCATGCCGGTGCCGAGCCTGGCGACGCTCGGCGATTACCGCCTGGCCTGGGTGCGTGGCTATAAATACGAGAAATACCTGCCGAACGTGCGCCGGTTCAACCAGGTCCAGCGTCGCAGCGGTATTTTGTCGATGCTGCAATACGGTCATGCAGACTTCTACATCGAGGCCCTTACCGAAGCCAGGTATGTACTCAGCCAGGCGCAGGACCCGTCCCGGTTCAGGCTCACCCACATCGCTGAACTGCCGCTCTATATAGGCTTTGCCGATAACGAGCGTGGGCGGGCATTGATGAAGGTCTACGATGAGCGAATGACCGCCCTCGTTAAAAACGGCGAACTGAAGCCGATTTTCGAACGCTGGAAACAACCGTATCCGTTCTAG
- the thiL gene encoding thiamine-phosphate kinase, translating into MGEFELIRNYFAAAPCAQGGEGIALGIGDDCALLALPTGEQLAVSTDTLVAGVHFADPCDPFLLGQRSLAVAVSDLAAMGAHPLAFTLALTTPTVDADWLQRYAQGLNAMAQRCGVALVGGDTTRGPLSLTMTVFGRVPAGLALTRSGARPGDLLCVGGELGNAAGALPLVMGQRSAQAAIAEPLLAHYWSPQPQLALGLALRGKATSAMDISDGLLADCGHIARASAVSLLIERDTLPLSAALLAFVGGEQARVAALSGGDDYVLVFTLPQAELAALQANGWPIHVIGRVQAGQGVTLLDADGQDVTPAVHGYQHFREAP; encoded by the coding sequence ATGGGCGAGTTCGAGCTGATCCGTAATTACTTCGCCGCCGCGCCCTGTGCGCAAGGCGGCGAGGGCATTGCCCTGGGGATCGGCGACGACTGCGCCTTGCTTGCGCTCCCCACCGGGGAGCAACTGGCAGTTTCCACCGATACCCTGGTGGCCGGCGTGCACTTCGCCGACCCGTGTGACCCGTTCCTGCTCGGCCAGCGCTCGCTGGCTGTGGCGGTGAGCGACCTGGCCGCCATGGGCGCCCATCCCCTCGCGTTTACCCTTGCCCTGACCACGCCGACCGTCGATGCCGATTGGTTGCAACGCTATGCCCAAGGTTTGAACGCCATGGCGCAACGCTGCGGCGTGGCCTTGGTGGGCGGCGACACCACGCGCGGGCCGCTGAGCCTGACCATGACCGTGTTCGGTCGCGTGCCGGCCGGGCTTGCCTTGACGCGCAGCGGTGCGCGGCCAGGGGACCTGCTGTGTGTCGGTGGGGAGTTGGGCAATGCCGCCGGTGCCCTGCCGCTGGTAATGGGCCAGCGCAGCGCGCAAGCCGCCATCGCCGAACCGCTGCTCGCCCACTATTGGTCGCCGCAACCGCAACTGGCGTTGGGCCTGGCCCTGCGCGGCAAGGCGACCTCGGCCATGGATATCTCCGACGGGCTATTGGCCGATTGCGGGCATATCGCCAGGGCATCGGCTGTCAGCCTGCTGATCGAACGTGACACCTTGCCGTTGTCTGCGGCGTTGCTGGCGTTTGTCGGCGGTGAGCAGGCCCGTGTGGCCGCGCTGAGTGGCGGCGACGACTATGTGCTGGTATTCACGTTACCGCAGGCCGAACTGGCAGCGTTGCAGGCCAATGGCTGGCCGATCCACGTGATTGGTCGGGTGCAAGCGGGGCAAGGCGTCACACTGCTCGACGCCGATGGTCAGGATGTCACCCCGGCCGTGCACGGCTATCAGCATTTTCGCGAGGCGCCTTAG
- the nusB gene encoding transcription antitermination factor NusB, with translation MISDESDRFNPRDERPADAGKPSKSEKRRAARQLATQALYQRHMAGTSLNEIEAQFRVDNDFTFADQSYFHDILHGVPASLTEIDTALAPCLDLTLEELDPVELAVLRLSTWELLKRVDVPYRVVINEGIELAKVYGSTDGHKFVNGVLDKLAPRLREAEVKEHKR, from the coding sequence GTGATTTCCGACGAGAGCGATCGTTTCAACCCACGCGACGAGCGCCCGGCCGATGCCGGCAAGCCTTCGAAAAGCGAAAAGCGCCGTGCGGCCCGCCAACTGGCGACCCAGGCGCTGTACCAGCGTCACATGGCCGGTACGTCGCTGAACGAAATCGAAGCGCAATTTCGCGTCGATAACGATTTCACCTTTGCCGACCAGAGCTACTTCCACGACATCCTGCACGGTGTTCCGGCCAGCCTGACCGAGATCGACACCGCGCTGGCGCCATGCCTGGACCTGACCCTCGAAGAGCTCGACCCGGTTGAACTGGCCGTTCTGCGCCTGTCCACCTGGGAACTGCTCAAGCGCGTCGACGTGCCGTACCGCGTGGTGATCAACGAAGGTATCGAACTGGCGAAGGTCTACGGTTCGACCGACGGCCACAAGTTCGTCAACGGCGTGCTCGACAAGCTGGCCCCGCGCCTGCGTGAAGCCGAAGTGAAGGAACACAAGCGCTAA
- the ribE gene encoding 6,7-dimethyl-8-ribityllumazine synthase, whose product MTLKTIEGTFIAPKGRYALVVGRFNSFVVESLVSGAVDALVRHGVSESDITIIRAPGAFEIPLVAQKVAQQGEYAAIIALGAVIRGGTPHFEYVAGECTKGLAQVSMEFGVPVAFGVLTVDSIEQAIERSGTKAGNKGAEAALSALEMVSLLSQLEAK is encoded by the coding sequence ATGACCCTGAAGACCATCGAAGGTACCTTCATCGCCCCCAAAGGCCGCTATGCCCTGGTGGTTGGCCGCTTCAACAGCTTCGTGGTTGAGAGCCTGGTAAGCGGTGCCGTTGACGCCCTGGTTCGCCACGGTGTGAGCGAGAGCGACATCACCATCATCCGTGCCCCTGGCGCCTTCGAAATCCCACTGGTTGCGCAAAAAGTTGCCCAGCAGGGTGAATACGCGGCGATCATCGCCCTGGGCGCGGTCATTCGTGGCGGTACCCCGCACTTCGAATACGTGGCTGGCGAATGCACCAAGGGCCTGGCCCAGGTGTCCATGGAGTTCGGCGTGCCGGTTGCATTCGGCGTGCTGACTGTGGATTCCATCGAGCAAGCCATCGAACGTTCCGGCACCAAGGCCGGTAACAAAGGCGCTGAAGCTGCCCTGTCCGCCCTGGAAATGGTCAGCCTGCTGTCGCAGTTGGAGGCCAAGTGA